The Microcystis aeruginosa NIES-843 sequence TTTTTCTTGTCAGTGAACTTAACAGTTTTAGGGCTAAGAAGCTTCCATCCTGATTGTTTGTATTCAACAGAGCGAGATTTTTAAAATTGAGGATACCCCTTTTTGCCTGATACTTTACGTTTACAGTTGTCGTAAAAACGACTAATTGAACTCCAAGCACGTTCAGCACTTGCCTGTCTAGCAGTTGAATTAAGTTCATCGGCAAATTTAAAGTCCTGAGCTAATTCTTTAGAATATCGGTATAAATCGTTCTTACCCGTACCTTTTGTATCCATCCATAACCTTACACATTTGTTACGGATGAATTGAGCAGTACGAATAGCATCGTCTATGGCTTGATACTGTTGAGTTTTAGCTTTAACTTTAAACTCTAAGACAAACATTTTACGCAGGGGGGACTTAGACAAAATCAGTATAGCACAATAAAAGTTAAGTTAACAAGATATAGTTTAAAAAGCCGTCCTAAAAGGACGGGGCTTTAACCCAAAATTTCGGTAAAGTATCATTGGAACTCCCCTGTGGTGGAAAACTGTCATTTGTTAAGCTAAAAGCTTAAATCTACTTAGTTTCTAACCTTCTTTTTGGGTAGGAGAATTGCCAGATTTTTTTTGCTGCTTCTTGCTTTCAGAAGCTGATAACTGATAGCTATATTAATCCAGAGCGCGACGAATTTGAAGACAACACCATTCTTGACGTTTCCACAGGGCAGCCACTGTCCAGCCTTGGGGTTCTAAAATATCTGTAACTGCTTGTGCTTGGGTGACGAGGATGCCGCTTAAAATTCCCCAAGTGGTGGGTTTTGCCAGACGGTTGATTTCGGGCATTAAAGCGATAATTGTCTCGGCTAAAATATTACAAACGATGCCATCGACACCATCGGGAATTAATTCTAATAACTCCTCGACACTACCCTGATTAATAGCTAAATTTTCGGGGTTAATTCGGTTGAGATGGCGATTACTGCGCGTCGCATTCACCGCCAGCGGATCTGTATCGACAGCATAAACTTTTTTGGCCCCCAATAAAATCGCTCCGATCGCGAGTATGCCAGAACCACAACCGATATCGGCGATAATTTTAGGCTCTGGATGGCTACTTAAACGCATTTCTAGGGATTCTAGACATAATTGCGTGGTTGGATGCGTTCCCGTGCCAAAAGCGGAACCGGGGTCAATTTTAATCACCAATCTCTGGTTATTTTCGGGGGGATTTAACCAAGCAGGACAGATCAAAAAGCGATCGCCGATCTCGCTAATTTGCCAATGTTGTTTCCAACTGCTGGCCCAGTCTTCCTCGTCCATTAACTGCCAATGGCTGACAGGTTCGGGAAAACCTAAAATCAAAGCATCCTGCTTTAACCAGAGGCTTAGTGCCTCTAAATCGAGCAATTGCGCTTTAATTTCTGGTATATAGGCCTTAACCTCTAAAGAGGATTGTTTTTTAGCAGTGGCCGTTCCCGAACAGCCAAAATCTTCCAGTCTCCAGAAAACCGTTTCTTCGAGACTAGGTTCGCACAAAACCGTAATTTCCCACCAACTATTAGACATATATCAGTTATCAGTGATTAGGGATCAGTTATCAGATTTGAGTTTTCAGTCAACAGTATTAAGTGGCAAGTTCAGAGCTTTCTTTTCACTTATTACTGATTACTGATTACTGTTTACTGATAACTGATTTAATCTAGAGTTTCACTGTATAAGCATCACGGATACCGGGGACTTTAGTAATTTCCGAGAGAAGACCTTCTGGTAAAGGATCATCGAGACTCAGGGCCATAACTGCGTCACCGCGAATAATTTTGCGTCCTACCTGCATACTGGCGATATTGACATTAAAACTGCCTAAAAGTGCGCCAATTTTGCCGATAATACCGGGCATATCCTGGTGAAGGGTGAAGAGCATATGATTACTCGGTGGCACGTTAATTGGGAACTCATCGAGGTCAGTAATGCGGATTTCTCCGTTACTTAACAGCGCTCCGGTGACGGAATGGGTACCCATGGAACCATTAGCTTCCAAATGAATCGATCCCGAATAGTCGCGGGTGGAAGCATCCCGGGTTTCGATTACCCGGATACCGCGTTCCTTAGCTTCGATCGCCGCATTAACATAGTTTACCCGTTCCCGGAGGGCTTGGGAAAGTAAACCCTTAATTGCCGCTATCACCAGGGGTTGACTGTCTTTAGTGGCCAATTCTCCCTGTAAACGGACATTTAACGAGTCACAGCGACCTCCTGCCAACTGGCTAACGAGATTACCCATAGTTTCCGCTAATTGCAGGTAAGGGCGCAGTTTTTCCATAACATCGGGAGTTAGTCCGGGGATATTAACGGCCGAACGCGCTGGCAAACCGAGGAGGACATCGCGAATTTGTTCGGCCACATCAATAGCCACATTCACCTGTGCTTCCGTAGTCGATGCGCCTAGGTGGGGAGTGAGGATGACGTTAGATAATTCTCTTAATCTAGATTCGCCTAAAGGTTCCTGTTCAAATACATCCAAGGCTGCCCCGGCGATTCTACCGGATTCGAGGGCTTCAATTAAAGCCAACTCGTCGATAATGCCGCCGCGGGAACAGTTAATGATGCGGACCGTGGGTTTCATCTTAGGGAGGGTTTCCCGACCGATGAGATGCTGGGTTTCGGGAGTTTTCGGGACGTGGAGAGTGATAAAATCGGACTCAGCAAAGAGTAATTCCAGATCTACCAAGGTGCAACCGAGTTGATCGGCGCGTTCTTTGGAAATAAAGGGATCGTAGGCGAGAATTTTCATGCCTAGGGATCTAGCAACGGCGGCGACGTGGGAACCAATTTTACCTAAACCGACGACTCCTAGGTTCTTTTTATAAACTTCTGTGCCGATAAAGCGATTTCTTTCCCATTTATTCGCTTTTACCGACTGATTGGCATCGGGAATATGACGGGAGAGGGATAACATCATGGCCAAGGCGTGTTCGGCAGCGGCGATCGTGTTACCTTCGGGAGAGTTAACGACAATAATACCCTGACGAGTGGCCGCGGGAACATCGATATTATCGACTCCTACCCCTGCGCGGCCGATAATTTGCAGTTTGCTGCCCGCTTCGACGATTTCTTTGGTGACGCGGGTACTGGAACGGAGCATCAGTGCGTCGTATTCGGGGATAATTTGAATGATTTCCTCAGCGGATAGTCCTGTTTTCACGTCCACTTGGGCAACCTGTGACAGAATTTCTACTCCTACCGGATCGATCGAATCGGATACCAGAACTTTGGCCATAATCTTTATAACGTGCTTTTTTCAGTCTACGGGCAAATGCTAGACCAATATTCGGGTCTAGCCGCAATAGCCCATTTTAGAAGCAAAGGGTGCAGTCTATGGCAAAATTAGCGAAAAGATTTTAGGTTGTCCTTCTCTTTGTCGTCCATGGTGTTGATGTCAGTCTCTTGCCGTTGTCACTGAGATATGGCTAATTTAATCACGGTGGCGATCGAGTTTTCTGCTTCTTTTTCTAGGGCCTTTTCTAGGGCTGCCATTGCTTCTGTTTGAAAATTTCTAAGTAGCTGGTTATAATTAAATTAAGAATAGATTTTAGGTTCGATCCCCCCTGCCCCCCTTGATAAGGGGGGTGCCGATAGGCGGGGGTATCCCCCTTAATAAGGAGGCATCTGATAATTTTTAACGCCTACCTACTTATGATATTCACACAGTAGAGAAAAAGCCAAAAACCTCCGTTAAGGATAACGGAGGCTGGTTAATTAATTAACAATTTTCAGCTACAATTTCGCCCCACATTCAGGACAGAATTTATTATTCCAACTGTTAACCGCGCCACAACTGGGACAATTGAGCATTTCACAACCCCCGGTGACAATTTTCGGTAAACCAATCATACGGGCATTACTTTGACCGGGGGCGACCATGGGATAACAATTTTCATCCTTAGTCACGATCGCATTGACCAAAACCGGACCATCATGGGCCAACATTTCGGCAATTTTTGCGGCTAATTCCTCTCGATGGCGAATAGTAATGCCTTTAATGCCGTAAGCTTGGGCTAACAGTTCCACATCCGGCATTCCCGCTTCCATATTGGAATTAGAATAACGTTCCCCATAGAAAGCTTCTTGCCATTGACGTACCATACCCTGCCAACCATTATTAATAATAATCGTCTTGGCATGAATATTAAATTGGGTTAGGGTGGCCAATTCCTGTAGATTCATTTGGAAACTGGAATCACCACTAATACAGATGACCTCCTCATCGGGAATAGCCACCTTTACCCCCATCGCAGCCGGTAAACCGAAACCCATCGTCCCCAATCCCGCGCTAGAAATCCAACGTCGGGGTCCATTTTTGAGGAATTGGGCCGCCCACATCTGATGCTGGCCCACATCGGTGGTATAGTAGGCGTGGGGTGCTTGACGACCCACCTCAACGATCACTTCTTGGGGGGAAAGTCTGCCTTCTGGTCGAGGTACTTGCAGGGGATAATCTTGTCGCCAGCGCTCGATCTGGGCTAACCAAGCTTGGGTGCGATCGGAATTAGTGGGATAATCAAATTCTCTGGCTTTTTGGAGTATTTGTTCTAAAACTACCCGCACATCCCCGACAATCGGCACGTCAGGGGCGCGATTTTTGCCCACTTCGGCCGGGTCAATATCCAGATGGATTACCTTAGCTTTCGAGGCGAATTCGTCCAATTTCCCCGTTACTCGGTCATCAAAACGAGCGCCGACGGCAATTAATAAATCACACTCGGTCACGGCAAAATTAGCGTAGGCGGTGCCGTGCATTCCTAACATTCCCACCGAGAGGGGATGATGTTCATCAAAAGCACCGATCCCCATTAACGTGGTGGTGACGGGTAACTGAAAACGCTCGGCAAACTCGGCAATTTGGGCGTGGGCATTAGCTGCGATCGCACCTCCGCCAACGTAAAGTAAGGGTTTTTCGGCGGTTTCCAAGAGGTGTAAAGCGGCCTCGATTTGACGGCGATTGCCCTTAACCGTGGGACGATAGCCAGTTAGTTTCACATCTCCCGGTTCGACGGGGATATAATCGCATAGTTCTAAACCGACATCTTTGGGAATATCGACTAAAACCGGTCCTGGTCGTCCTGTACTGGCGATATGGAAGGCTTCAGCGACGATTCTCGCTACTTCCCGGGCGTTTCTAGCCACATAGGAATGTTTAACAATCGGGAGAGTAATACCATAAATATCGGTTTCTTGGAAAGCATCGGAACCGATGGCCGCCCGACTCACCTGACCGGTGATAATTACCATCGGGATGGAGTCCATGTGTGCGTTAGCGATGCCTGTCACCAAATTGGTCGCCCCGGGGCCGGAAGTACCGAAACAGACCCCCACTTTGCCGGTGGCCCTAGCGTAGGCATCGGCGGCATGGGCGGCCGCTTGTTCGTGGCGCACTAAAATATGTTGTAATTCTCCCCGCTCTTCAAAGCGGTAGAGTTCGTCATAGATGGGCAGGATCGCACCTCCGGGATAACCGAAGATGTGCTTAACGCCATGACGTTTGAGACTGTCCATCAAGGCATAAGCCCCAGAACAACGCTGGGGAACCGTTGTTAAAGAGTCATTGGGCTTGGGAAGTGATGAAACCACAGGGCAAACCGTCCAATTTCTAACTAGAGGGATAATTGCAATTCTGTTGCCTAGGATGCAACTTGAAAAATAGCAAAATTGATAACCTTATACTTTTAGTGTATTCCATCTCACCTTTTTGGCTGCAGTTTTTTTTCTTTTTGCATCTTACCCATGCAATATCTGGGGAGATGGGGAAGTGGGGAGATGGGGTGATGGGGAAGTGGGGTGTGGGAAGTGGGGTGATGGGGAAGTGGGGTGTGGGAAGTGGGGTGATGGGGAAGTGGGGTGTGGGGTGTGGGGTGTGGGGTGTGGGGTGTGGGGAGATGGGGTGATGGGGAAGTGGGGTGATGGGGAGATAAGATGATAAATATTGGTGATTTCACCTGATCTTGACTGAGCTTGGGGGTTTTATGAATAGTCTTTTGATTGCGGCTACGGATACCGACGCGGGTAAAACCGTTGTCACCACTGGTTTAGTGGCTTATTGGCAAAAATACTATCCCTCCAAGGCCCTGGGGCTGATGAAATTAATGCAAACGGGTCAAGGCGATCGAGAATGGTATGAGGGCTTATTTCAGGGTCAATTAGAAATGATTACACCGCTGCAATATCAAGCACCCTTAGCGCCTCCTGTGGCTGCTGATTTGGAAGGTCGAGATATTCCTTTGGGGACGGTGTGGCAAGCTCTGCTGAACCTACAAAAAAGCCAAGATTTGGTTTTAATTGAGGGTTTGGGGGGTTTAGGTTGTCCTGTCACTCACGAGCTAACTTTGGCGGATTTAGCGGCTCAATGGCGGTTAAAAACCCTTTTGGTGGTGCCGGTGAAATTGGGGGCGATTTCCCAAACGGTGGCTAATATTGCCCTAGCAGAGCAGAAAAAGGTCAATTTGGGCGGAATTATCCTTAATTGTCTCGAACCGCGCACGGAGACGGAGATAGAGCAGTTAACACCGATCGATTTAATTCAATCCTTGACTAATTGTCCGGTTTTAGGTGTTTTTCCCTTTATCGAAGATCGTCGGGATTTGGATAAATTGGCCTCGGTGGTAGCTAGTTGGCCAGAAATTAAGCTGTCAAGCATTTAAATTGCTTGTTGAGACGAGGCAAAAGGCACAAGGCAAAAGGCAAAGCTGATTCCCAGCATCTTTCAATTTGACAACACCCATTGTAGGGCTAATTCATGAATTAGCCCTACAGGACATCGGGGGGGTAAGGGTAGGGTTAATTCATAGTAGGGTTGATTCATAGTAGGGTTGATTCATCGTAGGGTTAATTCATAGTAGGGTTGATTCATGAATCAACCCTACAGGACATCGGGGGGGTAAGGGAATAAATTAGGGTAAGTCCAGATATTCTTGTTCTGTTAGGGCAAATTCTGGATCAATTATTTTTACTTCATTATAGGTGAGTTGATAGAGTTTGTAAACTAAGTGATCAATCTGCTTTTCTAATTCGCTTGTGTCAGCAGTAGGATCGTCTTTTTTTGCGGTGAGAATTTTGTCAACAAGTGCAGTGATGTCGATATATTCGTGCTTATATTTAGGAACTGGAAAAGTTGATAGAGTTTTAGTATTTATTTTTGGAAAAGCATTTCTGTCTAAATTTACATTTTGAGACTTTAGCACAGATGCACAAAGCTTAGAACAAATAATTGCTAAATAAAATTTAACATTTAGCGTGTTATTTTTGGGCTTTAATGTAATAACATCTGTGTTACAGATTATCGTATCATCTACACAAGTTGCATCTAATGTTTTTCTTGAAAAAATTCTTTGAATTAATATTCTTTCACCTTCAAATATTGAAATCGAGCGTGGTGCGGCTAAATTTTCTCCATACTTTACATAGTAGCTATCAGTTTTAAGTCTGTATCTTTGGATATCCCTAGCTCGTAATAATTGAATATAACTATTATCTATTTTTAATTCAGATTCATAAATTCTATTTTTAGCATCATTTTTAGTTTGAGGAGGATTTCCTTTTCCTATCTCATATAACTTTGCTCCGAATTTCAAATCAAATAAAGAACCTATTTGAGTTTCTGCATTAATTTTAATTTTATCGTTGAATGATATAGTTAATTCTTCATCTAAAGCTGAAACAGTAATCTTTTGGTCATAGCTCCAATGAGAAAGCATAACTGCTTCCAATCTTTCATTAATTGTAGAGATATTACGATCAATACTACAAATATGTATCTCATCATTATTTAGTTCTTTTTTTGAAAACAAAAGTAATGTTTCAACTACTGCACTTTCAAAAATATTATATACATTTACTATATTGGTTGTTCGATTTTCTTCAAACAAGAACTTTCTCAATTTTTTGTCATATTTAGTTGTTAACCAATAATTTGGAATTATTAAGCCAAGAAAACCTTTCTGGTTCAATATTTTTATGCCTAACTCAGTAAATATCCCAAAGGTATTAATTTGATATTCTGTAGTCTTGTAATGTTCATAATATAAAGCTTTCTCTTTTTCATCTAGATTTTTTGACGGTACATAGGGAGGATTCCCAATCACCACATCAAACCCAACAAAATCGCCGTTATCATTCAACACTTCGGGAAACTCAAACCGCCATTCTAAAGCATTATCATACAGCTTACCGCTTTCAATATCTGCAATTTCAGCAGTTAGCTTATCAATCTCATTATTTAACTTAGTTACTTTTTTCTCCCGCGCTTTTTGCTCCGTCTTAGTCTCCTCAAACAATAAACCCTGATTTTCCAGATTATAAAGCTCCCCTTGTAATTGACGTAACTTCACCTTCTTAGGATTACCGATTAATAAATTGGAACTAAAACCAGCCTTAATCTTAGCAATCAGCGTTTCCATCTGCCGCTTTTGTTCCTTATTTTCCGCATTGCGATAAGTCTGTACCGCATTGCGATATTCCTCAATACTAAACTTCTGCTTCTGTAAAACCTGTTTAACATCCACATCCAACCCAAACCGACTAATCAAAGAATTACCACACTTGATATTAATATCAATATTTGGCAAAGTTTCCAAGTTGCCATCCTCGCGATAATAAGCATTCTTTAAAAGCTCAATCCATAACCGCAACTGACAAATCGTCACGGAATTAGGGTTAATATCCACCCCAAATAAACACCCTTCAATAATCGTCTGTTTCTCATGAAATAAGGCTTGCTGTACCCGTTGCTTTTCTTTATTATTCGGATGATAAGCAAATAAAGTCCCCTCATCATCATAAACCAATAACTTATCGTTTCGCACCTCTACCCGATAATCTTTTAGCGACTTACCCGAACTATCTAATAAAACCCGTAACTCACTCTTAATCGCGATTATCTCATTCAAAGCTGAAACCAAAAAATGTCCTGAACCCACCGCCGGATCGCAAATCTTCAGGCTATTAATAATAACATTTGCCTCTCTTTTATCCTCAATTCGTTCATATAAATCATCTAAACTTTGACAATTCCAGCCTTTTACTTCATTAAACTTCTGCACAATCGCTCTTCGTATCGTTTCCCGACACATATACATGGTAATAAAACTCGGCGTATAAAAAGAACCGTCCTTATAACCATTAATCTTTTCAAAAATTAACCCCAACACCGAAGCATTAATTAACTTTTCGCTATCTTCTTGAGGATTTTCTAACTCATCTCGATCGAATTTATAAGCATCCAAAAACTCAAACAAATAAGCCAACGCATTTAACTCGCCTACTCGCTTATTACCCTGATTATCTTTTAGCACCGTCGCTGTAAAAATGGGTAAAGTTCGCTCCCGCAAATTGCCAATAAAAATCGTTTGCTTTTCCGTCTCCGTTGGTAGAAATAGCGAACTATTTAAATAAGGTACATGAGCAAAAATCGTTTTAACCTTAGCCTCGCGCTTATTTTTCTCCTTGGCTAACACATCAAAAAACAAACTATCGAGATCACTATAACTGGGAACTTTCGCCAAATTGAGAAAGGCAAAATCTCGATCGCCTTGATGATATTTAATTAACTGCGCTTCCAATAATTTGAGAAACAAAACCCGATTAATCCAATTAATTGATAACCGCAACGCCACATTATACAGCCGTTCCTCATCCGTAGTTCCAAACTCTTCAGTTAATTTTGAAGTCTTATCTAGACTATCCAACCGACTAATCGCATTTTCAATCAGGGAACCATCACAGCGATCGCCTTCTTTCATTCGTCCGATTAACTTCTTCCCTTTACCCTTAATTTCCGTCAAACCAATAATATACAAAAGCTCATTATAAAAAGGCTTATTTAAAGTATTACTGTCATTAACAAAAGGTAACTTAAGTAAATGTTCTGGCGAAAGAATCTTGTAAATATCAAGCAAATCTAAATTTTCCAAATCTCGCAGATCAAAATGAGTAAACTTAATTTGCTCAATAACTTTAGTGATCGCTGGTTCGGCAATTTGTTGATAGAAAAAATCCGTTTTTGTACTACTCAGTCTCCCTGCTTCAAAATCGCAAAACTGGTTAACTAGAGCCTTATTAGCAAAAAACAACTCCTCAAAAATCTTCGCATCGAAAATAAACCACTCATAAATATTTGTTACGATCAAGTGTTTAATCTCAAGATTTTTATCCGTCACCCTTTCGCGGAGAAAATATAAAACTAACTGCTGAAAAGCCTTGGTATTGAGATTATCCAGTCTTGGCATTTCTGCATTTATTGTCCGAGTAGGCTTCTTCGTCTCAAAAATGACCCCCACTGGACTTTTAACATCCTGGTTATTATGAATCACCAGATCAATGCGCTCTTTTGTATTGATAAAATAGCGATCAGCATAATAGGTATTTTTCAAAAAATCTATCAGCAAATTTTTATTAAACTCTTCCGACTTTTTGCTGTCACATTGGTCCAACAAGCGCACCAAATTAGCTCGAAAAACCTGAATTGTTTCAGCATCAGGCTTGATTTTTAAGTACACCCGATTTAAGGCTTGCTTGAGTTCTCGCTTATTGACAATCATAAAAATTTACCTCTAGGGAAACTACCGACTAATTTTATTATAAGTAGGGAGGCACAATTATTTGTAGGATGGGTTAGCGGTAGGACTTAATTAGTCGTCGCCGGCAACTTGTCGAGATGCGGACTGCCGAAAAGAACCGACGGGAACGCGCTCGCGGTAAAGCTCGATATCGAAGTCCATCTTGAGTATCTCGATAACTGCCTTGAAAAACTCAATCAAGAAATTGAGGAATTGACCCAAGCTAACCAACAATGGCCCGAGAAAGTCATCGAAAATTTTGGGTCTGAAACCCCGTCGTTCTACGACGGCTTTACTGTTAAATATGAGCATCGTTTACGAAATATATGCTAAAATGTGAGGTATGGAAAAAGCCTATTCGTTTCGATTTTACCCCACACCCGAACAAGAGTCGCTATTGCGGCGCACATTGGGCTGTGTAAGATTAGTTTACAATAAAGCTCTCCACGAACGAACACAAGCTTGGTATGAAAGACAAGAAAGAGTAGGCTACGCTCAAACTTCTTCAATGTTGACCGATTGGAAAAAGCAAGAAGAATTAAACTTTCTCAATGAAGTAAGCTGTGTACCTTTACAACAAGGGTTAAGACATTTACAAACAGCTTTTACTAATTTCTTTGCTGGTCGTACTAAGTATCCTAACTTTAAGAAAAAACATCAGGGAGGAAGTGCCGAATTTACCAAATCTGCTTTTAAATTTAAAGACAAACAAATCTATTTAGCTAAATGCACAGAACCTTTACCTATTCGATGGTCAAGACAAATCCCAGACGGATGTGAACCAAGTACAGTAACAGTCAGATTACATCCATCAGGACGCTGGCATATCTCAATAAGATTTGATGACCCAACGATTAAGCCTTTACCAGTAACAGATAAAGCCATCGGAATTGACTTAGGAATTAGTAGCCTCGTGATTACCAGCGATGGCGATAAAGTATCTAATCCTAAGCATTTTAAAAAGCATTATCGGAGACTGCGAAAGGCACAAAAAAATCTTTCTAGAAAACAGAAAGGCTCAAATAATCGAGAAAAAGCAAGAATCAAAGTAGCCAAGATTCACGCCCAAATTACTGATAACAGAAAAGACCATTTACACAAGCTAACCACTCAATTAGTTCGTGAAAACCAAACGATTGTGGTTGAGAATTTAGCCGTCAAGAATATGGTCAAAAACCCGAAATTATCTCAGGCAATATCTGACGTTAGTTGGGGAGAAATTACCCGACAATTAGCCTATAAATGCCGTTGGTATGGAAGAAATTACATCGAAATAGATAGATGGTTTCCTAGCTCTAAAAGATGTAGTAATTGCGGGTATATTGCTGAAAAAATGCCGTTAAATGTTCGAGAATGGGATTGTCCAGACTGTGGGACACACCATGACCGAGATATTAACGCCAGTAAAAATATTTTGGCCGCAGGGCTTGCGGTGTCAGTCTGTAGAGCGACCATAAGACCAGAACAGAGTAAATCTGTTAAGGCAGGTGCGGAACCCCGCAAGGGAAAGAAGCAGAAACCTAAATCGTGAGGTTTGGGAATCACCGTCCGTTTACGGCGGTGAGGATGTCAAGGTCAAGTAATTTCTACTACTCTCGTCTCCGACTTACCAGAACTCGGTCAATTAACCGCCAAACAAATCTCTCGCTTAGTTCCTAGAGATTCACACTTTTTGTTATCTCTAATCAAGGGTTGCGCTTGCTTTGGTTTAACCTGAGCAGCTTAGCTTTTGCTGCGCTTTTTTCCGGCTTGAGATTTTGAGTTTTACGGCAACTGCTTGAGTTTTTTTTTAAATTCCCCCTTGACCATCAAGACAGTCGCTACACTATACTCGTTGTCAAACAGCCAAGTTATGGTTCACAATTGTGTCATTTTATGGGTAAATTCACAAACTGTCACAACCGTTAGTGAAACTTGATCAATCTTTTTCTAACATAAAAGAAAGAGAAATAAAAATGGGGGGATTGAGATGTTTTTAAGCTATCTAGGATTTATCGGATTTTGTGTGATTTTTGGAGCCTTAGTCTTACTAGCTTTTGGAATTTTACAATGGTTGCACATCCCGTCAGGAAATTTAATCGATTGGTTGATTGGGATCGCCAGTTTTTGGTGGTTGTTAGTAATTGTGACTGTTCCTTGGAACATTTATTTTGATGCCCAGGAAGTCATCGCAGAAGCAGCAATTTCTCAAGAAAAAAATATTCCCGTAGATCGGAAACAAGTTGATTATGTTAAGACAGTAGCGCGTTGGTCAATTCGGCTCGCAATCGCCTTACATTTGCTGTCAGGAATTGGACTTTATACCTTAGCAGCAACGGGAATTAGTGCAGTAGGATATGTGAGTTCCGGTGCAACTTTATTATTGACAGCTTTACGTCCGGCGATTCGGGCTTATCAATATTTAGCCGTGCGTTTGTCAATGATTCGAGAACAGATTAAGTATCCCAGAGAGGATGTAGTAGAGTTGCGCGTTTGCGTCTCTAATTTAGAGGCTAATGTGGCAATAATTAGGGAAAAACTCGATACAGAAGCAAATATACAGCAACAAGAAGTCAAAATAACTCGCCAAGAATTAGCCCGTCTGAAAGCCTTACTAGAAAAATTAGAAGCTAAAAATCAGGTTGAACATGAAACCTTATCTCAGGAAGCACAAAATGCGATCGCACAACTGACAGAAGACAGTCAATTTCTCAATCATGTACGAGAGATTATTCGCTTTTTCAAGACAGCTTAGATGAGATTAATTTCTTAAGAGATCTAACCAAGGCTGAAACCCTTACTGTTCCCTGTTCCCTTGTCTCCACAGTTAACTTTAACTTTACCTTTAAGTGGTCGGACAAAAGTAAAGTTAACCGTGGGAGTCAGGAGTCAGGAGTCAGCAAGAATTGCCAGAATTACATTTCTTAAGACAGACGAGAGAATTTATGTCCGACTACTTATCTGATTACTTATGTCCTTTCAAGAGAAGCGAATCATCCCCATAGAAATCGTCAATCCCAACTCGCCAGCCGAACTTTTACTAGCTCTCAATCAATGGCTAGAATTAGAGTTGATTGCCGACAAAAGACTAGAATTAGCAATAAATGCGAGAGAAAATTCAGTTCAAGAAACCCTCGCTCTGACAATAACCACCAGCGT is a genomic window containing:
- a CDS encoding DUF7149 domain-containing protein, coding for MIVNKRELKQALNRVYLKIKPDAETIQVFRANLVRLLDQCDSKKSEEFNKNLLIDFLKNTYYADRYFINTKERIDLVIHNNQDVKSPVGVIFETKKPTRTINAEMPRLDNLNTKAFQQLVLYFLRERVTDKNLEIKHLIVTNIYEWFIFDAKIFEELFFANKALVNQFCDFEAGRLSSTKTDFFYQQIAEPAITKVIEQIKFTHFDLRDLENLDLLDIYKILSPEHLLKLPFVNDSNTLNKPFYNELLYIIGLTEIKGKGKKLIGRMKEGDRCDGSLIENAISRLDSLDKTSKLTEEFGTTDEERLYNVALRLSINWINRVLFLKLLEAQLIKYHQGDRDFAFLNLAKVPSYSDLDSLFFDVLAKEKNKREAKVKTIFAHVPYLNSSLFLPTETEKQTIFIGNLRERTLPIFTATVLKDNQGNKRVGELNALAYLFEFLDAYKFDRDELENPQEDSEKLINASVLGLIFEKINGYKDGSFYTPSFITMYMCRETIRRAIVQKFNEVKGWNCQSLDDLYERIEDKREANVIINSLKICDPAVGSGHFLVSALNEIIAIKSELRVLLDSSGKSLKDYRVEVRNDKLLVYDDEGTLFAYHPNNKEKQRVQQALFHEKQTIIEGCLFGVDINPNSVTICQLRLWIELLKNAYYREDGNLETLPNIDINIKCGNSLISRFGLDVDVKQVLQKQKFSIEEYRNAVQTYRNAENKEQKRQMETLIAKIKAGFSSNLLIGNPKKVKLRQLQGELYNLENQGLLFEETKTEQKAREKKVTKLNNEIDKLTAEIADIESGKLYDNALEWRFEFPEVLNDNGDFVGFDVVIGNPPYVPSKNLDEKEKALYYEHYKTTEYQINTFGIFTELGIKILNQKGFLGLIIPNYWLTTKYDKKLRKFLFEENRTTNIVNVYNIFESAVVETLLLFSKKELNNDEIHICSIDRNISTINERLEAVMLSHWSYDQKITVSALDEELTISFNDKIKINAETQIGSLFDLKFGAKLYEIGKGNPPQTKNDAKNRIYESELKIDNSYIQLLRARDIQRYRLKTDSYYVKYGENLAAPRSISIFEGERILIQRIFSRKTLDATCVDDTIICNTDVITLKPKNNTLNVKFYLAIICSKLCASVLKSQNVNLDRNAFPKINTKTLSTFPVPKYKHEYIDITALVDKILTAKKDDPTADTSELEKQIDHLVYKLYQLTYNEVKIIDPEFALTEQEYLDLP
- a CDS encoding RNA-guided endonuclease InsQ/TnpB family protein, with the protein product MEKAYSFRFYPTPEQESLLRRTLGCVRLVYNKALHERTQAWYERQERVGYAQTSSMLTDWKKQEELNFLNEVSCVPLQQGLRHLQTAFTNFFAGRTKYPNFKKKHQGGSAEFTKSAFKFKDKQIYLAKCTEPLPIRWSRQIPDGCEPSTVTVRLHPSGRWHISIRFDDPTIKPLPVTDKAIGIDLGISSLVITSDGDKVSNPKHFKKHYRRLRKAQKNLSRKQKGSNNREKARIKVAKIHAQITDNRKDHLHKLTTQLVRENQTIVVENLAVKNMVKNPKLSQAISDVSWGEITRQLAYKCRWYGRNYIEIDRWFPSSKRCSNCGYIAEKMPLNVREWDCPDCGTHHDRDINASKNILAAGLAVSVCRATIRPEQSKSVKAGAEPRKGKKQKPKS